One Vitis riparia cultivar Riparia Gloire de Montpellier isolate 1030 chromosome 4, EGFV_Vit.rip_1.0, whole genome shotgun sequence genomic window carries:
- the LOC117912536 gene encoding ethylene-responsive transcription factor SHINE 2-like, whose translation MVSATKKFRGVRQRQWGSWVSEIRHPLLKRRVWLGTFESAEAAARAYDQAAILMNGQNAKTNFPVVKNDQGEVKSSAGTDHEDHDSPLSRKALSEILTTKLRKCCKDPSPSLTCLRLDTDNSHLGVWQKRAGTRSGSSWVMRVELGKKDGQVSDENSSSFLRSPRGGAEARDGVDGEEDRMAMQMIEELLNWNCP comes from the exons ATGGTGTCTGCTACTAAGAAGTTCAGGGGTGTCAGGCAGCGTCAGTGGGGCTCTTGGGTGTCAGAAATCCGCCACCCTTTACT GAAGAGGAGGGTGTGGCTGGGGACATTCGAGAGCGCTGAGGCAGCCGCGAGAGCATATGATCAGGCCGCCATACTGATGAATGGACAGAACGCAAAGACCAATTTTCCGGTTGTGAAGAATGATCAAGGAGAAGTTAAGAGTAGTGCTGGTACTGATCATGAAGATCATGACTCCCCATTATCGCGCAAGGCGCTGTCTGAAATCCTTACCACCAAGCTGAGGAAGTGCTGCAAGGACCCTTCTCCTTCCCTCACTTGCTTGAGGCTCGACACTGATAATTCTCATCTGGGGGTATGGCAGAAGCGCGCTGGGACACGCTCAGGGTCCAGCTGGGTGATGAGAGTTGAGCTTGGGAAGAAGGATGGTCAAGTTTCTGATGAAAATTCTTCGTCCTTTTTGCGGTCACCGAGGGGCGGAGCTGAAGCCAGGGATGGTGTGGATGGAGAAGAAGATAGGATGGCAATGCAAATGATAGAAGAGCTTCTCAACTGGAATTGTCCTTGA
- the LOC117912157 gene encoding phospholipase D alpha 1-like: protein MAAPFVLHGTLYATIFDIDRLYGGCECGHIIKTSRTQNLPKRLLGEVKRMVLCRPEVIGSKLYATVDLEKARVARTRLIENRRYSKPRWFESFRIYCAHRISNIIFTIKEDNPVGARLIGRAYVSVEAIKSGHEVDLQVEILDEDRNPLPGHSRIHVKLHFFHAKKQSDWSKGILNPELGEVPCTFFMQRQGCKVSLYQDAHVPHGGKPQFPLSGGRFHEYHRCWEDIFYAIYRAQHLIYITGWSVYTKITLVRDSMEPKPSQIMMTLGELLKMKAGQGVRVLMLIWDDRTSVEALKKDGLMETHDQETADYFRDTKVRCVLCPRYSDRGRSTVQGFETSTMFTHHQKTVVVDSEMADIGYEKRRIVSFVGGIDLCGGRYDTQEHPLFRTLGTIHHDDFHQPNFPGASITKGGPREPWHDIHCRLEGAVAWDVLYNFEQRWRKQVGEDGLFPLSKLEQITIRPSPVTTLEDPETWNVQLFRSIDGGAAAFPFPEKPREAADRGLITAKNSLIDRSIQDAYINAIRRARHFIYIENQYFIGSSFDWAAKDIKVEDINALNLIPKELSLKIVSKIEAGERFTVYIVIPLWPEGIPESASVQAILDWQRRTMEMMYTDIVQALQARGIHANPRDYLTFFCLGNRELINADEYKPKEKPAEGSDYMRAQQSRRFMIYVHSKMMIVDDEYIIIGSANINQRSMDGGRDTEIAMGGYQPHHLAATEERGRGAIHGFRLALWYEHLGGHDASFLHPESEECVRVVNESAERNWRAYSSDTLVADLPGHLLSYPVQVNQNGTVTALPETEFFPDTKARVLGTVSEFLPPILTT from the exons ATGGCTGCTCCCTTCGTACTCCACGGCACCCTTTATGCCACCATATTTGACATTGATAGGCTATACGGCGGATGTGAGTGTGGTCACATCATCAAG ACAAGCAGGACACAGAATTTACCAAAAAGATTGTTAGGGGAAGTGAAGAGAATGGTACTGTGCAGGCCTGAG GTTATTGGTTCCAAACTCTATGCAACAGTGGATCTTGAAAAGGCGAGGGTGGCGCGGACCAGGCTGATAGAAAATCGACGATATTCCAAGCCCCGGTGGTTCGAGTCCTTTCGAATATACTGTGCCCACCGGATTTCCAACATCATATTCACAATCAAAGAAGATAATCCTGTTGGAGCAAGACTGATTGGAAGAGCCTATGTTTCTGTTGAGGCAATCAAATCGGGGCATGAAGTGGATCTGCAGGTGGAGATATTGGATGAAGACAGAAATCCTTTACCAGGCCATTCTAGAATCCATGTGAAGTTGCACTTTTTCCATGCCAAGAAACAGAGCGATTGGTCAAAAGGAATTCTCAATCCTGAGTTGGGGGAAGTCCCGTGCACATTCTTCATGCAGAGGCAGGGTTGCAAAGTTTCACTCTACCAAGATGCCCATGTCCCCCATGGCGGTAAGCCTCAATTCCCTCTTTCCGGAGGAAGGTTTCATGAATACCACAGGTGCTGGGAGGACATTTTTTATGCTATATACCGCGCCCAACACTTGATATACATAACTGGATGGTCTGTGTATACTAAGATCACCTTGGTAAGGGACTCAATGGAGCCAAAGCCATCTCAAATTATGATGACACTTGGGGAATTGCTCAAAATGAAGGCGGGTCAAGGTGTGAGAGTCCTTATGCTTATTTGGGACGACAGAACTTCAGTTGAGGCGCTAAAGAAGGATGGCTTGATGGAAACCCATGATCAAGAAACTGCGGATTACTTCCGGGACACAAAGGTGCGTTGTGTTCTGTGCCCCCGTTATTCTGACAGGGGACGAAGTACAGTTCAGGGATTTGAAACTTCTACTATGTTTACTCATCATCAGAAAACAGTTGTGGTAGACAGCGAAATGGCTGATATAGGGTACGAGAAGAGGAGGATTGTGAGTTTTGTTGGTGGCATTGATCTTTGTGGTGGGCGATATGACACACAAGAACATCCCCTGTTCAGGACTTTGGGCACAATCCATCATGATGATTTCCATCAGCCCAATTTCCCGGGAGCTTCCATCACCAAAGGTGGACCAAGGGAGCCCTGGCATGATATTCATTGCAGGCTAGAAGGCGCTGTTGCTTGGGATGTCTTGTATAACTTTGAGCAGAGGTGGAGGAAGCAAGTCGGAGAAGATGGTCTTTTTCCACTGAGCAAGCTTGAACAAATCACAATCCGCCCATCCCCAGTTACCACACTGGAAGACCCTGAAACATGGAATGTTCAGCTATTCAGATCCATTGATGGCGGGGCTGCTGCTTTTCCCTTCCCTGAAAAGCCCCGAGAGGCAGCAGATCGTGGCCTTATTACTGCAAAGAATAGTCTCATCGACAGAAGCATTCAGGATGCTTATATCAACGCCATTCGACGGGCAAGGCATTTCATTTACATCGAGAATCAGTATTTCATTGGAAGCTCCTTTGACTGGGCTGCAAAAGACATCAAGGTTGAAGATATAAATGCATTGAATCTCATACCCAAGGAGCTCTCACTAAAGATTGTCAGCAAGATTGAGGCAGGGGAGAGGTTCACTGTTTACATTGTAATCCCACTGTGGCCAGAAGGCATACCCGAGAGCGCTTCCGTTCAGGCAATATTAGATTGGCAGAGGAGAACAATGGAAATGATGTATACTGATATTGTCCAAGCTCTTCAAGCCAGGGGAATCCACGCAAACCCGAGGGACTATTTAACATTCTTCTGCCTTGGCAACCGTGAGCTGATCAATGCCGATGAATATAAGCCTAAAGAGAAACCAGCAGAGGGTAGTGATTACATGAGAGCTCAGCAGTCTCGGCGTTTCATGATCTATGTTCATTCAAAGATGATGATAG TGGACGATGAGTACATAATCATTGGGTCGGCCAACATCAACCAGAGGTCAATGGATGGTGGGAGAGACACAGAGATAGCCATGGGAGGGTACCAGCCACATCATTTAGCAGCAACCGAGGAGAGGGGGAGGGGTGCGATCCATGGTTTTCGATTGGCGTTATGGTATGAGCACCTTGGTGGGCACGATGCCTCCTTCCTCCATCCAGAAAGCGAGGAATGTGTGAGAGTAGTAAACGAGTCTGCTGAGAGGAACTGGAGAGCGTATTCAAGTGACACGCTGGTGGCAGATCTTCCAGGGCATTTGCTCAGTTACCCAGTCCAAGTCAACCAGAATGGCACCGTCACTGCGCTGCCGGAGACTGAGTTCTTTCCTGACACCAAGGCTCGTGTCCTTGGCACCGTATCTGAGTTCCTTCCACCCATCCTTACCACCTAG